A region of Pyxidicoccus parkwaysis DNA encodes the following proteins:
- a CDS encoding fibronectin type III domain-containing protein produces MSLGCSEDSEPTPDSGTAVDGGAVGDAGSDAGQATDDAGTGTVDAGADAGSDSDAGTEPADSGSDAGTDGGIGSIDGGTDAGPADDVVHVRRFMRYRTAAGITQVPEDFTKNPVELFVEDGDALVPVPGQAAGPGELAFPDVPHVTYYLKVGTEYVKTDVRSVDLSINKLGRPDIQALQYPSTAYLDLRGLDPWQEYRFDSSQGPLAETAWSQLQLLSEELGLNADMTPDYVQDGWEYAVGPVHLSIGSNPMPRFEEARGDRARVVQLSPQPLYSAPLPDGGIQEYVSAVRALHLPPFSHDGTQELPVAGTLEPLSMQEFPLDWKVSAFAAHVAEVNPAAVLRGPYFDLYPAAYGLADGWFGYSGFLLDLSRPFGLGTDVSGTLVYGNPYPADWGLVARASVPFAVRVRADNNGEIFRMATSMTVSRRVTPGDTRPFVPGILPPRELTLDGTEAYSSRHLSAGTHVLEWKPPPGAQADAYLVTLYRRDYGGPNGPTFVTAARLYTDGSATSIRLPEGLLQPTTLYFLTVQAYDVEGFSPERPLALRDAVDFSDAAALSGLLSTHPQPQ; encoded by the coding sequence TTGTCCCTCGGCTGCTCCGAGGACTCGGAGCCAACACCGGACAGTGGGACGGCGGTGGACGGTGGGGCCGTCGGGGACGCAGGCTCGGATGCGGGCCAGGCCACGGATGACGCGGGCACCGGGACGGTGGACGCGGGCGCTGACGCGGGCAGCGATTCAGATGCGGGCACGGAGCCAGCGGACTCCGGCTCCGACGCGGGCACCGATGGTGGTATCGGCTCTATCGACGGCGGCACGGATGCGGGTCCTGCGGACGACGTGGTGCACGTGCGGCGCTTCATGCGCTACCGCACGGCCGCCGGCATCACGCAGGTGCCGGAAGACTTCACGAAGAACCCGGTGGAGCTGTTCGTCGAGGACGGCGACGCGCTCGTTCCCGTTCCGGGCCAGGCCGCTGGGCCGGGGGAGCTCGCCTTCCCCGACGTGCCCCACGTCACCTACTACCTGAAGGTCGGCACCGAATACGTCAAGACGGACGTGCGCAGCGTGGACCTGAGCATCAACAAGCTGGGCCGCCCGGACATCCAGGCCCTCCAATATCCCTCCACGGCCTACCTGGATCTGCGTGGGCTGGACCCCTGGCAGGAGTACCGGTTTGACTCTTCTCAGGGCCCGCTCGCGGAGACGGCCTGGTCCCAGCTTCAACTCCTCTCGGAGGAGCTCGGCCTCAACGCCGACATGACACCCGACTACGTGCAGGACGGCTGGGAATATGCGGTTGGCCCGGTGCACCTCTCTATCGGCTCGAACCCGATGCCCCGGTTCGAGGAAGCCCGGGGTGACAGGGCGCGAGTGGTTCAGTTGTCGCCTCAACCGCTCTACAGCGCCCCGCTGCCCGATGGAGGCATCCAGGAATACGTCTCGGCGGTCCGCGCGCTGCACCTTCCCCCGTTCTCCCACGACGGCACCCAGGAGCTGCCCGTCGCGGGAACGCTCGAGCCGCTGTCCATGCAGGAGTTCCCGCTGGACTGGAAGGTCTCCGCCTTCGCGGCCCACGTCGCCGAGGTGAACCCGGCGGCGGTGCTTCGCGGCCCCTACTTCGATTTGTACCCGGCCGCGTACGGGCTGGCTGACGGCTGGTTCGGGTACTCGGGATTCCTGCTCGACCTCAGCCGCCCCTTCGGTCTCGGCACCGACGTTTCGGGCACCCTCGTCTACGGCAATCCCTATCCCGCGGACTGGGGCCTCGTGGCCCGGGCCTCCGTCCCCTTTGCCGTCAGGGTCCGGGCCGACAACAACGGAGAAATCTTCCGGATGGCGACCAGCATGACCGTGAGCCGCCGGGTCACTCCCGGAGACACGCGGCCCTTCGTCCCGGGCATCCTGCCGCCTCGCGAGCTGACCCTGGATGGAACGGAGGCCTACAGCTCGCGCCACCTCTCGGCGGGCACCCACGTCCTCGAATGGAAGCCTCCACCGGGCGCGCAGGCGGACGCCTACCTGGTGACGCTGTACCGTCGCGACTACGGCGGCCCGAATGGCCCTACCTTCGTGACGGCCGCGCGGCTCTACACGGATGGAAGCGCCACCTCCATCCGGCTCCCGGAGGGCCTCTTGCAGCCGACGACGCTGTACTTCCTGACCGTGCAGGCCTACGACGTGGAGGGGTTCTCGCCGGAGCGGCCCCTGGCGCTCCGGGACGCCGTGGACTTCAGCGACGCGGCGGCGCTCAGCGGACTGCTCAGCACGCACCCGCAGCCGCAGTGA
- a CDS encoding MFS transporter yields the protein MDGSGLTVEPLASARPGTARRLATGAVLLALVVSAFEGTVVTSAMPTITRELGGQQLYPWVFSAFLFASTVGVLISGKLADRLGRRPVFFAGMGLFLVGSALCGLSESVPMLIAFRVMQGLGAGALQPTTLTISADLYTLRERAAVQGLFTGAWAVGNSLGPLIGGWLVMHASWRWVFLVNLPVGLFAATLLFLSYRDPPRRADVSLDKWGPVLAGSTAALLLFALEPGHADVRWLCALGAVTVGSVLVRQQRGSMNPLMPAELLKDRTVLTGVAGSIAGGALLYSMAAWVPLWMTEQGGHTPVAAGLALLPMLLGWSVGSTFGVKLLVRGGMRLSAGVSFAVAAVGAGFLSLSAALGWGVPAALTGLGILGLGLGPAASTSLIGPQSRAPWHHRGIVTSSLYAMRLLGGSLSVALLALARGHFASQFAIAAGLTATAALVLAVFAPGRTEPASDA from the coding sequence ATGGATGGAAGCGGCTTGACGGTGGAGCCCCTGGCCAGCGCGCGTCCGGGCACGGCTCGGCGGCTGGCCACCGGGGCGGTGTTGCTGGCCCTGGTGGTCAGCGCCTTCGAGGGCACGGTGGTGACGAGCGCCATGCCCACCATCACCCGCGAGCTCGGCGGCCAGCAGCTCTATCCGTGGGTCTTCTCCGCCTTCCTCTTCGCCTCCACCGTGGGCGTGCTCATCTCCGGCAAGCTCGCGGACCGGCTCGGCCGCAGGCCCGTCTTCTTCGCCGGCATGGGCCTGTTCCTCGTGGGCTCGGCGCTGTGCGGCCTGTCCGAGTCCGTGCCCATGCTCATCGCCTTCCGGGTGATGCAGGGCCTGGGCGCGGGCGCGCTCCAGCCCACCACGCTCACCATCAGCGCGGACCTCTACACGCTGCGCGAGCGCGCCGCCGTGCAGGGCCTCTTCACCGGCGCATGGGCCGTGGGCAACAGCCTGGGCCCGCTCATCGGCGGGTGGCTGGTGATGCACGCGTCGTGGCGCTGGGTGTTCCTCGTCAACCTGCCCGTGGGGCTGTTCGCCGCGACGCTGCTGTTCCTCTCCTACCGCGACCCGCCGCGCCGCGCCGACGTGAGCCTGGACAAGTGGGGCCCCGTGCTGGCCGGCAGCACCGCGGCGCTGCTCCTCTTCGCGCTGGAGCCCGGGCACGCGGACGTGCGGTGGCTGTGCGCGCTGGGCGCGGTGACGGTGGGCTCGGTGCTGGTGCGCCAGCAGCGCGGCTCCATGAATCCGCTGATGCCGGCGGAGTTGCTCAAGGACCGCACCGTGCTGACTGGCGTGGCGGGCAGCATCGCCGGTGGCGCGCTGCTCTACAGCATGGCCGCGTGGGTGCCGCTGTGGATGACGGAGCAGGGCGGGCACACGCCGGTGGCCGCGGGCCTCGCGCTGCTGCCGATGCTGCTCGGCTGGTCCGTGGGCTCCACCTTCGGCGTGAAGTTGCTGGTGCGCGGCGGCATGCGGCTGAGCGCGGGCGTGAGCTTCGCGGTGGCGGCGGTGGGCGCGGGGTTCCTCTCGCTGTCCGCGGCGCTCGGGTGGGGCGTGCCCGCGGCGCTCACCGGCCTGGGGATTCTCGGGCTCGGCCTGGGGCCGGCGGCGAGCACCTCGCTCATCGGTCCCCAGTCCCGCGCGCCGTGGCACCACCGGGGCATCGTCACCAGCAGCCTCTATGCGATGCGCCTTTTGGGTGGCTCGCTGTCGGTGGCCCTGCTGGCGCTGGCTCGCGGACACTTCGCCTCGCAGTTCGCCATCGCCGCGGGCCTCACTGCTACCGCGGCGCTGGTGCTGGCGGTGTTCGCTCCTGGCCGGACGGAGCCCGCTTCCGACGCTTGA
- a CDS encoding LysR family transcriptional regulator — MTTEQLRAFLQVAHEGRLSIAARGLGLSQSGLSRQLQSLEAELGTRLLVRTPNGAVLTDAGERFLPHAQRALEALSKGTSELERLSSTPQGGVSLGTLHTVGAYLMPDIIPAFAQRFPEVRPRLSEGMAPALEESVARGGLDLAIISLPVRRADLVAQKLWEERLTLVVPRGHRLARQGKPVALGEVVEESWVVIPGMSGTRALEAECEARGVTPRLALETDNAEGIRRMVERGLGVALVPELMTRDHQARGFDVVPLVRSPKRQVALVHRGEGYLTAAARALKTFIVDSVRVMPEPWGRGPR, encoded by the coding sequence ATGACCACCGAACAGCTCAGGGCCTTCCTCCAGGTGGCGCACGAGGGCCGCCTGTCCATCGCCGCGCGGGGGCTGGGACTGTCCCAGTCTGGCCTGTCGCGCCAGTTGCAGTCACTGGAGGCGGAGCTGGGCACGCGCCTGCTCGTCCGCACGCCCAACGGGGCGGTGCTCACGGACGCGGGCGAGCGCTTCCTGCCGCATGCCCAGCGCGCGCTGGAGGCGCTGTCCAAGGGCACCTCGGAGCTGGAGCGGCTGTCGAGCACGCCCCAGGGCGGAGTCTCCCTGGGCACGCTGCACACGGTGGGCGCGTACCTGATGCCGGACATCATCCCCGCCTTCGCGCAGCGCTTCCCGGAGGTGCGGCCCCGGCTGAGCGAGGGCATGGCCCCGGCGCTGGAGGAGAGCGTGGCGCGGGGCGGATTGGACCTGGCCATCATCTCGCTGCCGGTGCGGAGGGCGGACCTGGTGGCGCAGAAGCTGTGGGAGGAGCGGCTGACGCTGGTGGTGCCGCGAGGCCACCGGCTGGCGCGACAGGGCAAGCCGGTGGCGCTGGGCGAGGTGGTGGAGGAGTCGTGGGTGGTGATTCCCGGCATGAGCGGCACGCGCGCACTGGAGGCGGAGTGCGAGGCGCGCGGAGTGACGCCGAGGCTGGCGCTGGAGACGGACAACGCGGAGGGCATCCGCCGCATGGTGGAGCGCGGGCTGGGCGTGGCGCTGGTGCCGGAGCTCATGACACGAGACCACCAGGCGCGAGGCTTCGACGTGGTGCCGCTGGTGCGCAGCCCGAAGCGGCAGGTGGCGCTGGTGCACCGGGGTGAGGGCTACCTCACGGCGGCGGCGCGAGCGCTGAAGACCTTCATCGTGGACAGCGTGCGCGTGATGCCCGAGCCTTGGGGAAGAGGCCCACGATGA
- a CDS encoding endonuclease/exonuclease/phosphatase family protein: MTTKVMTFNVLQGGEERFDDILNFLARASPDVLVLQECVGWDDGGRLRRVAEALEVPQDDAHLVLGQSRSRGSGRCYHVAVVSRPGLRSVSVHNNRHFLGHCIVQCELDMNGPVTLFGTHFDAHQEKLRYVEARFLRSLMDAEAFREGQYLLAGDLNSLSRKDPYPVDLEDRLRKAGTDKYGHPPRFDVIDDVEEYGWVDALQARPATQKWVTARRNRGGVTIDYRTDYVFASPRMAERLVSAEVLEVGDISDHNPLVATFR, translated from the coding sequence ATGACGACGAAGGTGATGACGTTCAACGTGCTGCAAGGAGGCGAGGAGCGCTTCGACGACATCCTCAACTTCCTGGCGCGCGCTTCCCCGGACGTGCTGGTGCTGCAGGAGTGCGTGGGCTGGGACGACGGAGGCCGGCTGCGGCGCGTGGCGGAGGCGCTGGAGGTGCCGCAGGACGACGCGCACCTGGTGCTGGGGCAGTCGCGCTCGCGAGGCAGCGGGCGCTGCTACCACGTGGCGGTGGTGAGCCGTCCCGGGCTGCGCTCGGTGAGCGTGCACAACAACCGGCACTTCCTGGGGCACTGCATCGTCCAGTGCGAGCTGGACATGAACGGGCCGGTGACGCTGTTCGGGACGCACTTCGACGCGCACCAGGAGAAGCTCCGGTACGTGGAGGCGCGCTTCCTGCGCTCGCTGATGGACGCGGAGGCGTTCCGCGAGGGGCAGTACCTGCTCGCGGGCGACTTGAATTCGCTGTCGCGGAAGGACCCGTACCCGGTGGATTTGGAGGACCGGCTGAGGAAGGCGGGGACGGATAAGTACGGGCATCCGCCGCGCTTCGACGTCATCGACGACGTGGAGGAGTACGGCTGGGTGGACGCGTTGCAGGCGCGGCCGGCGACGCAGAAGTGGGTGACGGCGCGGAGGAACCGGGGCGGGGTGACGATTGATTACCGCACGGACTACGTCTTCGCGTCGCCGAGGATGGCGGAGCGGCTGGTGTCGGCGGAGGTCCTGGAGGTGGGAGACATCTCGGACCACAACCCGCTGGTGGCGACGTTCCGTTGA
- a CDS encoding TfoX/Sxy family protein — MARTDSFVEYTVELLEKLGPVQSRSMFGGWGLYFGGRMFGLIAEGQLFLKVDDVTKPDFQAAGCRPFVYEGAGKAVEMGYWTPPADAADDAYALLPWARKAVDAAQRAALKKAPKKKAVAKKAAPKKTAAVKKAAPARKTAAPKKKAAKKPASKKKAARKS, encoded by the coding sequence ATGGCGAGGACGGACAGCTTCGTTGAGTACACGGTGGAGTTGCTGGAGAAGCTCGGGCCGGTGCAGTCGAGGTCGATGTTCGGCGGGTGGGGGCTGTACTTCGGCGGAAGGATGTTTGGCCTCATCGCGGAGGGTCAGCTCTTCCTGAAGGTGGATGACGTCACGAAGCCGGACTTCCAGGCGGCGGGGTGCCGGCCGTTCGTCTACGAGGGCGCGGGCAAGGCGGTGGAGATGGGCTACTGGACGCCGCCCGCGGACGCGGCGGACGACGCGTATGCACTGCTGCCGTGGGCACGCAAGGCGGTGGACGCGGCACAGCGGGCGGCGCTGAAGAAGGCGCCGAAGAAGAAGGCCGTGGCGAAAAAGGCGGCGCCCAAGAAGACGGCTGCGGTAAAGAAGGCGGCTCCTGCGCGGAAGACGGCGGCTCCGAAGAAGAAAGCGGCGAAGAAGCCCGCTTCGAAGAAGAAGGCAGCGCGCAAGTCCTGA
- a CDS encoding type II toxin-antitoxin system RelE/ParE family toxin, whose product MRVELNEEARSELSAAATWYEGRSPGLGDDFAVAVLRALDAIEEAPETWPPWPGVRKGPVIRRFLLPGFPFVLPYVVLENRVVVLAIAHVRQRPGYWLKRARALRIQ is encoded by the coding sequence GTGCGTGTCGAGTTGAATGAGGAGGCCCGGAGCGAGCTGTCCGCCGCCGCTACCTGGTACGAGGGACGCAGCCCGGGGCTGGGAGATGACTTCGCGGTTGCGGTGCTCCGGGCGCTCGATGCCATCGAAGAGGCTCCGGAGACCTGGCCTCCGTGGCCCGGAGTGCGTAAGGGCCCGGTCATCCGCCGCTTCCTGCTTCCTGGTTTCCCCTTTGTGTTGCCCTACGTCGTCCTGGAGAACCGAGTCGTGGTCCTGGCCATTGCCCACGTGCGCCAGCGTCCGGGGTACTGGCTGAAGCGCGCCCGGGCGCTGCGCATTCAGTAG
- a CDS encoding addiction module protein, giving the protein MASSADELLPDALQLPPEERARLAHKLLLSLEEGDAGADVEAEWTTELERRAQDVVSGEAKTYDARQVIEEVRAQLRVRRGG; this is encoded by the coding sequence ATGGCCTCCTCCGCGGACGAACTCCTGCCCGACGCACTCCAGCTTCCGCCCGAGGAGCGGGCCCGGCTTGCTCACAAGTTGCTGCTCAGCCTCGAAGAGGGTGACGCTGGGGCTGACGTCGAAGCCGAGTGGACGACGGAGCTCGAGCGCCGCGCCCAGGATGTTGTCTCCGGCGAGGCGAAGACGTACGACGCGCGCCAGGTCATCGAGGAAGTGCGGGCACAGTTGCGCGTGCGTCGCGGAGGCTGA
- a CDS encoding AMP-binding protein has product MNHAPAPSYVHGTSSTPMLGETIGQNLRRTVERHGDREALVVASQNYRATYRQLWDTTTQVALGLLALGVEKGDRVGIWSPNRFEWVVAQYATARIGAILVNLNPAYRSSELEYALNQSGVGVLLLARGFRQTDYKAMVEEVRPRCPGLRVTLVMDDDWQLLLSNAKHVSEATLAQREASLQFDDPINIQYTSGTTGFPKGATLSHHNVLNNGFFIGEILRYGPEDRVCIPVPFYHCFGMVIGNLACTSHGSTMVIPGEAFDALAVLQTVQAERCTSLYGVPTMFIAELDHPRFGEFDLKSLRTGVMAGSPCPVEVMKQVQSRMNMREVTICYGMTETSPVSTQSALDDPLDKRVSTVGRIHPHLEVKIVDPDSGGVVPRGQPGELCTRGYSVMLGYWENPQATEAAVDRAGWMHTGDLATMDADGYVKIVGRIKDMIIRGGENIYPREVEEFLHTHPGVSEAQVIGVPSKKYGEEVMAWVKAKPGVTLTAEELTKHCTGKISTYKVPRYWKFVDAFPMTVTGKVQKFRMRELSIPELGLEDAAGIKTA; this is encoded by the coding sequence ATGAACCACGCTCCGGCGCCTTCCTACGTCCACGGCACCAGCTCCACCCCGATGCTCGGCGAGACGATTGGTCAGAACCTGCGCCGCACCGTCGAGCGTCATGGAGACCGGGAGGCGCTGGTGGTGGCCTCGCAGAACTACCGGGCCACGTACCGGCAGCTCTGGGACACCACGACGCAGGTGGCGCTGGGGCTGTTGGCGCTGGGCGTGGAGAAGGGGGACCGGGTGGGCATCTGGTCTCCCAATCGCTTCGAGTGGGTGGTGGCCCAGTACGCCACCGCGCGCATCGGCGCCATCCTCGTCAACCTCAACCCGGCCTACCGCAGCTCCGAGCTGGAGTACGCGCTCAACCAGTCCGGCGTCGGCGTGCTGCTGCTGGCGCGCGGCTTCCGGCAGACGGACTACAAGGCCATGGTGGAGGAGGTCCGCCCGCGCTGCCCCGGCCTGCGCGTGACGTTGGTGATGGATGACGACTGGCAGCTGCTGCTCTCCAACGCGAAGCACGTGAGCGAGGCGACGCTGGCGCAGCGCGAGGCGTCGCTCCAGTTCGATGACCCCATCAACATCCAGTACACGTCCGGGACGACGGGCTTTCCGAAGGGCGCCACGCTGTCTCACCACAACGTGCTGAACAACGGGTTCTTCATCGGGGAGATTCTCCGCTACGGGCCGGAGGACCGCGTGTGCATCCCCGTGCCCTTCTACCACTGCTTCGGCATGGTGATTGGCAACTTGGCCTGCACGTCACATGGCTCGACGATGGTGATTCCGGGCGAGGCGTTCGACGCGCTGGCGGTGCTGCAGACGGTGCAGGCGGAGCGGTGCACGTCGCTGTACGGCGTACCGACGATGTTCATCGCGGAGCTGGACCACCCGCGCTTCGGCGAGTTCGACTTGAAGTCACTTCGCACGGGCGTCATGGCGGGCTCGCCGTGTCCGGTGGAGGTGATGAAGCAGGTGCAGTCGCGGATGAACATGCGCGAGGTCACCATCTGCTACGGGATGACGGAGACGTCGCCGGTGTCCACGCAGAGCGCGCTGGATGACCCGCTGGACAAGCGCGTGTCCACGGTGGGGCGCATCCATCCGCACCTGGAGGTGAAGATTGTGGACCCGGACAGTGGCGGAGTGGTGCCGCGTGGACAGCCGGGTGAGCTGTGTACGCGCGGGTACAGCGTGATGCTGGGCTACTGGGAGAACCCGCAGGCCACGGAGGCGGCGGTGGACAGGGCCGGGTGGATGCACACGGGCGACCTGGCCACGATGGACGCGGACGGCTACGTGAAGATTGTCGGCCGCATCAAGGACATGATCATCCGTGGCGGGGAGAACATCTACCCGCGCGAGGTGGAGGAGTTCCTCCACACGCACCCGGGCGTGAGCGAGGCGCAGGTCATCGGCGTGCCGAGCAAGAAGTACGGCGAGGAGGTGATGGCCTGGGTGAAGGCGAAGCCCGGCGTGACGCTCACGGCGGAGGAATTGACGAAGCACTGCACGGGGAAGATTTCCACGTACAAGGTGCCGCGCTACTGGAAGTTCGTGGACGCGTTCCCGATGACGGTGACGGGGAAGGTGCAGAAGTTCCGCATGCGCGAGCTGTCCATTCCCGAGCTGGGACTGGAGGACGCGGCGGGCATCAAGACGGCGTGA
- the epsC gene encoding serine O-acetyltransferase EpsC, with product MDDSHSRLVAALLEARQRHCFPPDVRRAAPEFVGQVLGLLFPHFAERLECTAAAVRRDVTTVEASLHRIRETLAPLYPEINPSLPMRFMERLPDLYDWLRQDAEAIFEADPAARTVDEVILTYPGFYAIAIYRVANALHALGFPLLPRLLTEYAHQRTGVDIHPGASIGRRFVIDHGTGVVIGETTLIGDNVKLYQGVTLGALMVEKALADKKRHPTIEDDVVVYANATILGGETVVGRGSIIAGNAWLTQSVPPQSVVTRRSEVRPRGADGTLDALEFHI from the coding sequence ATGGACGACTCCCACTCCCGGCTGGTCGCGGCCCTCCTCGAGGCCCGGCAGCGACACTGCTTCCCTCCCGACGTGCGCCGCGCGGCGCCCGAGTTCGTCGGACAGGTCCTCGGCCTGCTCTTCCCGCACTTCGCCGAGCGCCTGGAGTGCACCGCCGCCGCCGTCCGCCGAGACGTCACCACCGTGGAGGCCAGCCTCCACCGCATCCGCGAGACGCTCGCGCCGCTGTACCCCGAAATCAATCCGTCCCTGCCCATGCGCTTCATGGAGCGGCTGCCCGACCTCTATGACTGGCTCCGCCAGGACGCCGAGGCCATCTTCGAGGCGGACCCCGCTGCCCGCACCGTGGACGAGGTCATCCTCACGTACCCGGGCTTCTACGCCATCGCCATCTACCGCGTGGCCAATGCGCTGCACGCGCTGGGCTTCCCGCTGCTGCCGCGCCTGCTCACCGAGTACGCCCACCAGCGCACCGGCGTGGACATCCACCCCGGCGCCAGCATCGGCCGGCGCTTCGTCATCGACCACGGCACCGGCGTCGTCATCGGCGAGACGACGCTCATCGGTGACAACGTGAAGCTCTACCAGGGCGTCACCCTGGGCGCGCTCATGGTGGAGAAGGCGCTGGCGGACAAGAAGCGCCACCCGACAATTGAAGACGACGTGGTGGTGTATGCGAATGCCACCATCCTCGGCGGTGAGACGGTGGTGGGCCGGGGCAGCATCATCGCCGGCAACGCCTGGCTCACGCAGAGCGTCCCCCCGCAGTCCGTCGTCACCCGCCGCAGCGAAGTGCGTCCACGCGGCGCGGATGGAACGCTGGACGCACTCGAGTTCCACATCTGA
- the cysK gene encoding cysteine synthase A, with the protein MKANNILETIGNTPHVRINRLFPSRVTVHMKLERANPGGSIKDRIALSMIEDAEKRGLLKKHSIIIEPTSGNTGIGLAMVAAVKGYKLVLVMPDSMSIERRRLMAAYGATFELTPRAQGMKGAIARAQELVSQVPDAWMPQQFENEANIEVHRRTTVQEILKDFPDGLDYLITGVGTGGHITACAEELKKVWPKLKVFAVEPSKSPVISGGAPGPHPIQGIGAGFIPKNLHKEALDGTIQVNEEDAFEFTRRSAREEGIFVGISSGAALAAVNQKLGEMPDGSRVLCFCYDTGERYLSIETLFPAQQ; encoded by the coding sequence ATGAAGGCGAACAACATCCTGGAGACCATCGGCAACACGCCGCACGTGCGCATCAACCGGTTGTTCCCCTCGCGCGTCACGGTGCACATGAAGCTCGAGCGCGCCAACCCGGGCGGCAGCATCAAGGACCGCATCGCCCTGTCCATGATTGAGGACGCGGAGAAGCGCGGCCTCCTCAAGAAGCACAGCATCATCATCGAGCCCACCAGCGGAAACACCGGCATCGGCCTCGCCATGGTGGCCGCGGTGAAGGGCTACAAGCTGGTGCTCGTGATGCCGGACTCCATGAGCATCGAGCGCCGCCGCCTCATGGCCGCCTACGGCGCCACCTTCGAGCTCACTCCGCGAGCCCAGGGCATGAAGGGCGCCATTGCCCGCGCGCAGGAACTGGTCTCCCAGGTGCCCGACGCGTGGATGCCGCAGCAGTTCGAGAACGAAGCCAACATCGAGGTCCACCGCCGCACCACGGTGCAGGAAATCCTCAAGGACTTCCCGGACGGGCTCGACTACCTCATCACCGGCGTGGGCACCGGCGGCCACATCACCGCGTGCGCCGAGGAATTGAAGAAGGTCTGGCCGAAGCTGAAGGTGTTCGCGGTGGAGCCCTCCAAGTCGCCCGTCATCAGCGGCGGCGCGCCAGGCCCGCACCCCATCCAGGGCATCGGCGCGGGCTTCATCCCGAAGAACCTGCACAAGGAAGCGCTCGACGGCACGATTCAGGTGAACGAGGAGGACGCGTTCGAGTTCACCCGTCGCTCCGCGCGCGAGGAGGGCATCTTCGTGGGTATCTCCTCGGGCGCCGCGCTGGCCGCGGTGAACCAGAAGCTGGGCGAGATGCCCGACGGCAGCCGCGTGCTGTGCTTCTGCTACGACACCGGCGAGCGCTACCTCTCCATCGAGACGCTCTTCCCCGCCCAGCAGTAG
- a CDS encoding aminotransferase class V-fold PLP-dependent enzyme — protein MTRSLESYRALFPVLQEQLYLNHAGVAPTSLRAAEAVRGWMDDLVYHGIKHERGWEAHCERVRALAAKLVNAEPGEVAFVRNTSHGLGLVAEGLDWKPGDEVAVASALEYPSNVYPWQHLKDRGVGVREIEASSGGVTPEAVAAALTPRTKLVALSSVQFATGYRADLDAIGALCERAGVLFCVDGIQSVGCVPVDVKKSRIHFLSADSHKWMLGIAGIGFLYVAKDVLPRLRPVLVGWRSTTDAWNFNRSHFELRPDAGKLEEGSAAYTGIYALGAALELLHEVGVDVIEKRIHALLARVEEGLRGLGCDVGPSPEHRAGILTFLPPNTEARSLGAWLAERDVAHSVRRGRIRLSPHFYNLPEEMDRLVELVKTRLG, from the coding sequence ATGACGCGCTCGCTCGAGTCCTACCGCGCCCTCTTCCCCGTCCTCCAGGAGCAGCTCTACCTCAACCACGCCGGTGTGGCCCCCACCAGCCTGCGCGCCGCCGAGGCCGTGCGCGGCTGGATGGACGACCTCGTCTACCACGGCATCAAGCACGAGCGCGGCTGGGAGGCGCACTGCGAGCGGGTGCGCGCGCTCGCGGCGAAGCTCGTCAACGCCGAGCCCGGTGAAGTCGCCTTCGTGCGCAACACCAGCCATGGACTCGGCCTCGTCGCGGAGGGGCTGGACTGGAAGCCGGGAGACGAGGTGGCCGTGGCCTCGGCGCTGGAGTACCCGTCCAATGTCTATCCGTGGCAGCACCTGAAGGACCGCGGCGTGGGGGTGCGCGAAATCGAGGCCTCGTCCGGCGGCGTCACTCCGGAGGCCGTGGCCGCGGCGCTCACTCCGCGCACGAAGCTGGTGGCCCTGTCCTCCGTGCAGTTCGCCACCGGCTACCGCGCGGACCTGGATGCGATTGGCGCGCTGTGCGAGCGCGCGGGTGTCCTCTTCTGCGTGGACGGCATCCAGAGCGTGGGCTGCGTGCCCGTGGACGTGAAGAAGAGCCGCATCCACTTCCTCAGCGCGGACAGCCACAAGTGGATGCTCGGCATCGCGGGCATCGGCTTCCTCTACGTGGCGAAGGACGTGCTGCCCCGGCTGCGCCCGGTGCTGGTGGGCTGGCGCAGCACCACCGACGCGTGGAACTTCAACCGCAGCCACTTCGAGCTGCGCCCCGACGCCGGCAAGCTGGAGGAGGGCAGCGCCGCGTACACCGGCATCTATGCGCTGGGCGCCGCGCTGGAGCTCCTGCACGAGGTGGGCGTGGACGTCATCGAGAAGCGCATCCACGCGCTGCTGGCGCGGGTGGAGGAGGGCCTGCGAGGGCTGGGCTGCGACGTGGGGCCCTCGCCGGAGCACCGCGCGGGCATCCTCACCTTCCTGCCGCCCAACACGGAGGCGCGCTCACTGGGCGCCTGGCTCGCCGAGCGCGACGTGGCCCACTCCGTGCGCCGTGGGCGCATCCGCCTGTCGCCCCACTTCTACAACCTGCCCGAGGAGATGGACCGGTTGGTGGAGCTGGTGAAGACGCGCCTGGGCTGA